A stretch of Lysobacter sp. K5869 DNA encodes these proteins:
- the nth gene encoding endonuclease III: MKPAQIEEMFARLQALNPHPVTELEYATPFELLVAVALSAQATDVGVNKATRKLFPVANTPQAIADLGVDRLKPYIATIGLFNTKAQNVVALSQQLLERHGGEVPRDRAALEALPGVGRKTANVVLNTAFGEPTMAVDTHIFRVSNRTGLAPGKDVLAVEHKLLEVVPEHYLQDAHHWLILHGRYVCKARKPDCPHCAIRDLCRFPDQTPGEPEPVAV, translated from the coding sequence ATGAAACCGGCGCAGATCGAAGAAATGTTCGCGCGCCTGCAAGCGCTCAACCCGCACCCGGTCACCGAACTCGAATACGCCACGCCGTTCGAGTTGCTGGTCGCGGTCGCGCTGTCGGCGCAGGCCACCGACGTCGGCGTCAACAAGGCGACGCGCAAATTGTTTCCGGTCGCCAACACGCCGCAAGCCATCGCCGATCTGGGCGTGGACCGGCTCAAGCCGTACATCGCCACCATCGGCTTGTTCAACACCAAGGCGCAGAACGTGGTCGCGCTGTCTCAGCAATTGCTGGAGCGGCACGGCGGCGAAGTCCCGCGCGACCGCGCCGCGCTCGAAGCGCTGCCCGGGGTCGGCCGCAAGACCGCCAACGTCGTGCTCAACACCGCCTTCGGCGAGCCGACCATGGCGGTCGACACGCACATCTTCCGCGTCTCCAACCGCACCGGTCTGGCGCCGGGCAAGGACGTGCTCGCGGTCGAGCACAAGCTGCTCGAAGTCGTGCCGGAGCACTATCTGCAAGACGCTCACCACTGGCTGATCCTGCACGGACGTTACGTTTGCAAGGCACGAAAACCGGATTGCCCGCATTGTGCGATTCGTGATCTTTGTCGCTTCCCGGACCAGACGCCCGGCGAGCCGGAGCCCGTAGCCGTTTGA
- the pstB gene encoding phosphate ABC transporter ATP-binding protein PstB has translation MNDARSSDARLSVATPGREAVGANPVKLAARDLNFYYDKFHALKSINLEIPEKQVTALIGPSGCGKSTLLRIFNRIYALYPKLEARGQVLLDGENILDPKYPMNRLRSKVGMVFQKPVPFPMTIFENVAYGIRHHEKLSKSEMNDRVEHALRQGALWDEVKDKLGQSALGLSGGQQQRLCIARAVALKPSVLLLDEPTSALDPISTSRIEQLVEELKKDYTIAIVTHNMQQAARVSDFTAFMYLGDLIEHGPTEQIFSKPTKQQTEDYITGRFG, from the coding sequence ATGAATGACGCTCGCTCGTCCGACGCCCGCCTGTCCGTCGCCACGCCCGGCCGCGAGGCCGTCGGCGCCAACCCGGTCAAGCTGGCCGCGCGCGACCTGAACTTCTATTACGACAAGTTCCACGCGCTCAAGTCGATCAACCTGGAAATCCCGGAAAAGCAGGTCACCGCGCTGATCGGCCCGTCGGGCTGCGGCAAATCGACCCTGCTGCGCATCTTCAACCGCATCTACGCGCTGTACCCGAAGCTGGAAGCGCGCGGCCAGGTGCTGCTGGACGGCGAGAACATCCTCGACCCGAAGTACCCGATGAACCGCCTGCGCAGCAAGGTCGGCATGGTGTTCCAGAAGCCGGTGCCGTTCCCGATGACGATCTTCGAGAACGTGGCCTACGGCATCCGCCACCACGAGAAGCTGTCGAAGTCGGAAATGAACGACCGCGTCGAGCACGCGCTGCGCCAGGGCGCGCTGTGGGACGAGGTCAAGGACAAGCTCGGCCAGAGCGCGCTGGGCCTGTCCGGCGGCCAGCAGCAGCGTTTGTGCATCGCCCGCGCGGTGGCGCTGAAGCCGTCGGTGCTGCTGCTCGACGAACCGACCTCGGCGCTGGATCCGATCTCCACCAGCCGCATCGAGCAGTTGGTCGAAGAGTTGAAGAAGGACTACACGATCGCCATCGTGACCCACAACATGCAGCAGGCCGCGCGCGTGTCCGACTTCACCGCCTTCATGTACCTCGGCGATCTGATCGAACACGGCCCGACCGAGCAGATCTTCTCCAAGCCGACCAAGCAGCAGACCGAAGACTACATCACGGGTCGGTTCGGCTGA
- the pstC gene encoding phosphate ABC transporter permease subunit PstC, translating into MNATALPAQTGHSARDVKDARQDRLFRYVLTATVVFVLFALASAALSMLWGGRHVLEEEGLDFFITAQWNPVENHYGALVPIYGTIVTALIAMVIAVPVSFGIAFFLTEVAPRWARGPIGTAIELLAGIPSIIYGMWGLFVLVPVMTEYVTPWLNDHVGTWPLIGPLFQGPPLGIGMLTAGIVLAIMVIPFISSVMREVFLTVPTRLKESAYALGSTKWEVSWDIVLPYTRSAVIGGIFLGLGRALGETMAVAFVIGNSVNFSASLLEPGTTIAALIANDFGEATETYRSALLLLGFVLFIVTFVVLAAARLMLLQLSRKEGN; encoded by the coding sequence ATGAACGCGACCGCCCTACCCGCCCAGACCGGCCACTCCGCCCGCGACGTCAAAGACGCGCGCCAGGACCGCCTGTTCCGCTACGTCCTCACCGCCACCGTCGTCTTCGTCCTGTTCGCCCTCGCCAGCGCCGCGCTGTCGATGCTGTGGGGCGGCCGCCACGTGCTGGAAGAAGAAGGCCTCGACTTCTTCATCACCGCGCAGTGGAACCCGGTGGAGAACCACTACGGCGCGTTGGTGCCGATCTACGGCACCATCGTCACCGCGCTGATCGCGATGGTCATCGCCGTGCCGGTGAGCTTCGGCATCGCCTTCTTCCTGACCGAGGTCGCGCCGCGCTGGGCGCGCGGCCCGATCGGCACCGCGATCGAACTGCTCGCGGGCATTCCCTCGATCATCTACGGCATGTGGGGCCTGTTCGTGCTGGTGCCGGTGATGACCGAATACGTCACGCCCTGGCTCAACGACCACGTCGGCACTTGGCCGCTGATCGGCCCGTTGTTCCAAGGCCCGCCGCTGGGCATCGGCATGCTCACCGCCGGCATCGTGCTGGCGATCATGGTCATTCCCTTCATCTCCTCGGTGATGCGCGAAGTGTTCCTGACCGTGCCGACGCGGCTGAAGGAATCGGCCTACGCGCTGGGCTCGACCAAGTGGGAAGTGAGCTGGGACATCGTCCTGCCCTACACCCGCTCGGCGGTCATCGGCGGCATCTTCCTGGGCCTGGGCCGCGCGCTCGGCGAGACCATGGCGGTGGCCTTCGTGATCGGCAACTCGGTCAACTTCTCCGCCTCGCTGCTGGAGCCGGGCACCACCATCGCCGCGCTGATCGCCAACGACTTCGGCGAAGCCACCGAGACCTACCGCTCGGCCCTGCTGCTGCTCGGCTTCGTGCTGTTCATCGTGACCTTCGTGGTGCTGGCCGCGGCGCGGCTGATGCTGCTGCAACTCTCGCGCAAGGAGGGCAACTGA
- a CDS encoding DUF692 domain-containing protein: MPDATTSLTPDAVGLGLRRALLGPLQSAPHAPGAARDFDFLEVAPENWIGVGGRYGEQLRELSSRYPLVCHGLSLSLGGTAPLDETFLARVRRFLDEHSVACYSEHLSYCSDDGHLYDLLPIPFTEEAVHHVAARIRRTQDIVGRRIAVENASYYAAPHQEMSEIEFTRAVLAEADCDLLLDVNNVYVNSINHRYDARAFIAAMPHERIAYLHVAGHYDEADDLKVDTHGAPVKHEVWDLLADAYRLFGPRPTLLERDFNFPPYEELVDELGIVRRILRETAPAARESASARRARA; encoded by the coding sequence ATGCCCGACGCAACGACTTCGTTGACTCCCGATGCCGTCGGTCTCGGCCTGCGGCGGGCCCTGCTGGGCCCGCTGCAGTCCGCGCCGCATGCGCCGGGCGCCGCGCGCGATTTCGATTTCCTCGAAGTGGCGCCGGAGAACTGGATCGGCGTCGGCGGCCGCTACGGCGAGCAACTGCGCGAGCTGTCCTCGCGGTATCCGCTGGTCTGCCACGGCCTGTCGCTGTCGCTGGGCGGCACCGCGCCGCTGGACGAGACTTTCCTCGCCCGCGTGCGCCGTTTCCTCGACGAGCATTCGGTCGCCTGCTACAGCGAACATCTGAGTTACTGCAGCGACGACGGCCATCTCTACGACCTGCTGCCGATTCCCTTCACCGAGGAAGCCGTGCATCACGTCGCCGCGCGCATCCGCCGCACCCAGGACATCGTCGGCCGCCGCATCGCGGTGGAGAACGCCTCCTACTACGCCGCGCCGCATCAGGAAATGAGCGAAATCGAGTTCACCCGCGCGGTCCTGGCCGAGGCCGATTGCGATCTGCTGCTCGACGTCAACAACGTCTACGTCAACTCGATCAACCACCGCTACGACGCGCGCGCGTTCATCGCGGCCATGCCGCACGAGCGCATCGCCTATCTGCACGTCGCCGGCCATTACGACGAAGCCGACGATCTGAAAGTCGACACCCACGGCGCGCCGGTCAAGCACGAAGTCTGGGACTTGCTGGCCGACGCCTACCGCCTGTTCGGGCCGCGCCCGACCCTGCTGGAACGCGACTTCAACTTCCCGCCGTACGAAGAGCTGGTCGACGAACTCGGCATCGTGCGCCGGATCCTGCGCGAGACCGCGCCGGCCGCGCGCGAATCCGCGTCCGCCCGCCGCGCCCGCGCCTGA
- the pstS gene encoding phosphate ABC transporter substrate-binding protein PstS — MHKLLKLRFAALALTTAFALNAQAADVTGAGASFVYPVMSKWSADYAKATNKKVNYQSIGSGGGIAQIKAATVDFGSSDAPLKPEELAKFGLAQFPSVIGGVVPVINVPGVASGAMKLDGATLANIFLGKITMWNDPAIVALNGGLKLPEKKITVVHRSDGSGTTFNFVNYLSKVSPEWKSSVGEGTAVKWPTGIGGKGNEGVAAYVKQIQGGVGYVELSYALQNKMSYSRLKNADGKFVLPTDETFSAAAASADWANAKDFYLVMTNAPGENSWPITATNFILMYKQPKNADGAKNAKEFFKWVYANGDAQAKTLDYVPLPDALVKQIETYWQSNMNY, encoded by the coding sequence ATGCACAAGCTCCTCAAGCTCCGTTTCGCCGCGCTCGCGCTGACCACCGCTTTCGCGCTCAACGCTCAGGCGGCCGACGTGACCGGCGCCGGCGCGTCGTTCGTCTACCCGGTGATGTCGAAGTGGTCGGCCGATTACGCCAAGGCGACCAACAAGAAGGTCAACTACCAGTCGATCGGCTCGGGCGGCGGCATCGCGCAGATCAAGGCCGCGACGGTGGACTTCGGTTCCTCCGACGCCCCGCTCAAGCCCGAGGAGCTCGCTAAGTTCGGCCTGGCCCAGTTCCCGTCGGTGATCGGCGGCGTGGTGCCGGTGATCAACGTGCCGGGCGTGGCTTCCGGCGCGATGAAGCTCGACGGCGCGACCCTGGCCAACATCTTCCTCGGCAAGATCACCATGTGGAACGATCCGGCCATCGTCGCCCTCAACGGCGGCCTGAAGCTGCCGGAGAAGAAGATCACCGTCGTGCACCGCTCCGACGGTTCGGGCACCACCTTCAACTTCGTCAACTACCTGTCGAAGGTGAGCCCGGAGTGGAAGTCCTCGGTCGGCGAAGGCACCGCGGTCAAGTGGCCGACCGGCATCGGCGGCAAGGGCAACGAAGGCGTCGCCGCGTACGTCAAGCAGATCCAGGGCGGCGTCGGCTACGTCGAACTGTCCTACGCGCTGCAGAACAAGATGTCGTACTCGCGCCTGAAGAACGCCGACGGCAAGTTCGTGCTGCCGACCGACGAGACCTTCTCGGCCGCCGCCGCCAGCGCCGACTGGGCCAACGCGAAGGACTTCTACCTGGTCATGACCAACGCGCCGGGCGAGAACTCCTGGCCGATCACCGCGACCAACTTCATCCTGATGTACAAGCAGCCCAAGAACGCCGACGGCGCCAAGAACGCCAAGGAATTCTTCAAGTGGGTCTACGCCAACGGCGATGCGCAGGCCAAGACGCTCGACTACGTGCCGCTGCCCGACGCGCTGGTCAAGCAGATCGAGACCTACTGGCAGAGCAACATGAACTACTGA
- a CDS encoding LysM domain-containing protein, producing MALNGPDYAGPSSAQFNALVNTKAEVEAGQVKAPDGTRPLVVEPGDNLSAIAARNGTSVEQLLKDNPQWSLDPASHPGTRDADLIYPGEVVFVRPFSDTGPMQTSAVGADGKATFQNQRDGAPVGAPYQAKVAPNGYPADSEIVTADGLAIRTDAKGEPLTGTYHGAEQQGTVSGEPAYRGYSQEYVDGVPSGSKHYSPGKML from the coding sequence ATGGCATTGAACGGTCCCGACTACGCCGGACCCTCGTCCGCGCAGTTCAACGCGCTGGTCAACACCAAGGCCGAGGTCGAAGCGGGGCAGGTCAAGGCCCCCGACGGCACTCGCCCGCTGGTGGTCGAGCCCGGCGACAACCTCAGCGCGATCGCCGCGCGCAACGGCACCTCGGTCGAACAACTGCTCAAGGACAACCCGCAGTGGTCGCTCGATCCGGCCTCGCACCCGGGCACGCGCGACGCCGACCTGATCTATCCCGGCGAAGTGGTGTTCGTGCGCCCCTTCAGCGACACCGGCCCGATGCAGACCAGCGCCGTCGGCGCCGACGGCAAGGCGACGTTCCAGAACCAGCGCGACGGCGCGCCGGTCGGCGCGCCGTACCAGGCCAAGGTCGCGCCCAACGGCTACCCGGCCGACAGCGAGATCGTCACCGCCGACGGCCTGGCGATCCGCACCGACGCCAAGGGCGAACCGCTGACCGGCACCTACCACGGCGCCGAACAGCAAGGCACGGTGAGCGGCGAACCCGCGTACCGCGGCTACAGCCAGGAGTACGTCGACGGCGTGCCGAGCGGCTCCAAGCACTACTCGCCCGGCAAAATGCTCTGA
- a CDS encoding enoyl-CoA hydratase-related protein: MTESPLLIADRGAVRQITVNRPDKLNALNAATLDALLAAFEAAAADPTVRAVVLTGAGPKAFVAGADIAEMNGLTPVQGRDFSLRGQKLMRRIEKMPKPVVAMVNGFALGGGLELAMGCHLRIAADSAKVGQPEVNLGLIPGFGGTQRLLRLAGRAATLELCLLGAPIDAARAQQLGIVNRVVPAAELETETFKIAEQLAASAPLALRGVLDCVAVGGECGIEEGLEYETAQFGLMFSTDDMREGTGAFLERRKPAFVGR; the protein is encoded by the coding sequence ATGACCGAATCGCCCCTGCTGATCGCCGATCGCGGCGCCGTGCGCCAGATCACCGTCAACCGCCCGGACAAGCTGAATGCGCTCAACGCAGCCACCCTGGACGCCCTGCTGGCCGCCTTCGAGGCCGCCGCGGCCGATCCGACGGTGCGCGCCGTGGTCCTCACCGGCGCCGGCCCCAAGGCCTTCGTCGCCGGCGCCGACATCGCCGAAATGAACGGCCTGACCCCGGTCCAGGGCCGCGATTTCTCCTTGCGCGGGCAAAAGCTCATGCGCCGGATCGAAAAAATGCCCAAGCCGGTGGTGGCGATGGTCAACGGCTTCGCCCTCGGCGGCGGCCTGGAACTGGCGATGGGCTGCCATCTGCGCATCGCCGCCGACAGCGCCAAGGTCGGCCAGCCGGAGGTCAATCTCGGCCTGATTCCGGGCTTCGGCGGCACCCAGCGCCTGCTGCGCCTGGCCGGGCGCGCGGCGACCCTGGAACTGTGCCTGCTCGGCGCGCCGATCGACGCGGCGCGCGCGCAGCAGCTCGGCATCGTCAACCGCGTGGTGCCGGCGGCCGAACTGGAAACCGAGACCTTCAAGATCGCCGAGCAACTGGCCGCGTCCGCGCCGCTGGCGCTGCGCGGCGTGCTCGACTGCGTCGCCGTCGGCGGCGAATGCGGGATCGAGGAAGGCCTGGAATACGAAACCGCGCAGTTCGGCCTGATGTTCTCGACCGACGACATGCGCGAAGGCACCGGCGCGTTCCTGGAACGGCGCAAGCCGGCGTTCGTCGGCCGCTGA
- the pstS gene encoding phosphate ABC transporter substrate-binding protein PstS: MKSSARIAVLSLAVALGLAACGGNQQNPAPAGDAKTDAAAPAGDKVAAQITGAGATFIYPLLSKWSDDYNKATGAKVNYQSIGSGGGIAQIKAATVDFGSSDKPLPSEELAAAGLGQFPSAIGGVVPVVNVDGIDAGKLRLTGPLLADIFMGKVAKWNDAAIAAANPGTALPDLKINVVHRSDGSGTTFNFSNYLSKVSPDWKTKVGEGTSVQWPGGVGGKGNEGVASYVKQIKGSIGYVELAYALQNKMAHTQLQNAAGQFVQPSAESFQAAASTADWASAKDFNLVITNASGEKSWPITATNFILMYKTPKDAKRSSDTRAFFKWAFENGQSQAQALDYVPLPPELVKQIEAYWGAEFK, encoded by the coding sequence ATGAAATCGTCGGCCCGCATCGCCGTCCTCTCCCTCGCCGTCGCGCTGGGCCTCGCCGCCTGCGGCGGCAACCAGCAGAACCCGGCCCCGGCCGGCGACGCCAAGACCGACGCCGCCGCGCCCGCCGGCGATAAGGTCGCCGCGCAGATCACCGGCGCCGGCGCCACCTTCATCTATCCGCTGCTGTCGAAGTGGTCGGACGACTACAACAAGGCCACCGGCGCCAAGGTCAACTACCAGTCGATCGGCTCCGGCGGCGGCATCGCCCAGATCAAGGCCGCGACGGTCGATTTCGGCTCCTCCGACAAGCCGCTGCCGAGCGAAGAGCTCGCCGCCGCGGGCTTGGGCCAGTTCCCCTCGGCGATCGGCGGCGTGGTGCCGGTGGTCAACGTCGACGGCATCGACGCCGGCAAGCTGCGCCTGACCGGCCCGCTGCTGGCCGACATCTTCATGGGCAAGGTCGCCAAGTGGAACGACGCGGCCATCGCCGCGGCCAACCCGGGCACCGCCCTGCCGGACCTCAAGATCAACGTCGTGCACCGCTCCGACGGTTCGGGCACCACCTTCAACTTCTCCAACTACCTGTCCAAGGTCAGCCCGGATTGGAAGACCAAGGTCGGCGAAGGCACCTCGGTGCAGTGGCCGGGCGGCGTCGGCGGCAAGGGCAACGAGGGCGTGGCCTCGTACGTGAAGCAGATCAAGGGCTCGATCGGCTACGTCGAGCTGGCCTACGCGCTGCAGAACAAGATGGCCCACACCCAGTTGCAGAACGCGGCCGGCCAGTTCGTCCAGCCCAGCGCCGAATCCTTCCAGGCCGCGGCCTCGACCGCCGACTGGGCGAGCGCCAAGGACTTCAATCTGGTGATCACCAACGCCTCCGGCGAGAAGTCCTGGCCGATCACCGCGACCAATTTCATCCTCATGTACAAGACGCCGAAGGACGCCAAGCGCAGCAGCGACACCCGCGCGTTCTTCAAGTGGGCCTTCGAGAACGGCCAGTCGCAGGCGCAGGCGCTCGACTACGTGCCGCTGCCGCCGGAGCTGGTGAAGCAGATCGAGGCGTATTGGGGGGCGGAGTTCAAGTGA
- a CDS encoding OprO/OprP family phosphate-selective porin: protein MKLSRTTLAVALLAALAAPAAHAEIALDVIGDSEVTFEGLVQADYNDFNSDVLNLNGDVPDGKDTDQELRRAELVLKGKGPGNFEWVAGYDAKADKFLDVNLKYKIGGDGNHFVQFGQFKQPNSMEELSSTKNNDFISKAMVTNTFGIARRLGVAYSYGTNDWSVTASYFGDELTRNQKHGKGYGLRGTFAPINEKGNILHLGLSYVNLDAELEGNTGVLDNSSRIRTRPQADLAAGRLVDTGTLTNVDTQAIIGAEAMYVHGPFKVQAEYMRSTLDRYKTTTLTGKDFTADSWYVSGVWNITGETWGYKSGTPTTPLPNEPASGMWQVGIRYDKIDLNDGSLRPGATPTAAPIVDGVLGGEMSAWTVGVNWYWRSNFKFMLDYSIVDSSRYIGKTSATYSQSPQYNNRTFNRVVDDSPNVVSARLQFYW from the coding sequence ATGAAACTCTCGCGCACCACCCTCGCTGTTGCGTTGCTCGCCGCGCTGGCCGCGCCCGCCGCGCACGCCGAAATCGCTCTGGACGTCATCGGCGACTCGGAAGTCACCTTCGAAGGTCTGGTCCAGGCGGATTACAACGACTTCAACAGCGACGTGCTGAACCTCAACGGCGACGTGCCGGACGGCAAGGACACCGACCAGGAACTGCGTCGCGCCGAACTCGTGCTCAAGGGCAAGGGCCCGGGCAACTTCGAGTGGGTCGCCGGCTACGACGCCAAGGCCGACAAGTTCCTCGACGTCAACCTGAAGTACAAGATCGGCGGCGACGGCAACCACTTCGTGCAGTTCGGCCAGTTCAAGCAGCCCAACAGCATGGAAGAGCTGTCCTCGACCAAGAACAACGATTTCATCTCCAAGGCGATGGTGACCAACACCTTCGGCATCGCCCGTCGTCTCGGCGTCGCCTACAGCTACGGCACCAACGACTGGAGCGTCACCGCCAGCTACTTCGGCGACGAGCTGACCCGCAACCAGAAGCACGGCAAGGGCTACGGCCTGCGCGGCACCTTCGCCCCGATCAACGAGAAGGGCAACATCCTGCACCTGGGTCTGTCGTACGTGAACCTGGACGCGGAGCTGGAAGGCAACACCGGCGTGCTCGACAACAGCTCGCGTATCCGCACCCGTCCGCAGGCCGATCTGGCCGCCGGCCGTCTGGTCGATACCGGCACCCTGACCAACGTCGACACCCAGGCCATCATCGGCGCCGAAGCGATGTACGTGCACGGTCCGTTCAAGGTCCAGGCCGAGTACATGCGCAGCACGCTCGACCGCTACAAGACCACGACCCTGACCGGCAAGGACTTCACCGCCGACAGCTGGTACGTCAGCGGCGTGTGGAACATCACCGGCGAAACCTGGGGCTACAAGTCGGGCACCCCGACCACCCCGCTGCCCAACGAACCGGCCAGCGGCATGTGGCAGGTGGGCATCCGCTACGACAAGATCGACCTCAACGACGGCAGCCTGCGTCCGGGCGCCACCCCGACCGCCGCTCCGATCGTCGACGGCGTGCTCGGCGGCGAGATGAGCGCCTGGACCGTGGGCGTGAACTGGTACTGGCGCTCGAACTTCAAGTTCATGCTGGACTACTCGATCGTCGACAGCTCGCGCTACATCGGCAAGACCAGCGCGACCTACTCGCAGAGCCCGCAGTACAACAACCGCACCTTCAACCGCGTCGTCGACGACAGCCCGAACGTGGTCAGCGCGCGTCTGCAGTTCTACTGGTAA
- the pstA gene encoding phosphate ABC transporter permease PstA translates to MSAAASKTDADLQRRHRVADSLYARRRVINALSVLLACAAALFGLFFLGWILYTLISKGIGGINWALFTQNTPPPMQEGGLLNAFFGSAVMCLIAIVIGTPLGIAAGTWLAEYGAGRKIGTVVRFVNDILLSAPSIVLGLFVYTLVVMQTGGNFSALAGAIALAFIVLPVVVRTTDEMLRLVPPQMREAALSLGVPQWKVIVQVLYRSASAGIVTGVLLALARISGETAPLLFTAFGNQYWSHNVLQPMASVPVVMNQFAGSPYETWQTLAWAGALVLTFFVLIVSLLARALVLRKRISND, encoded by the coding sequence ATGAGCGCCGCCGCTTCCAAGACCGACGCCGACCTGCAACGCCGCCACCGCGTCGCCGATTCGCTGTACGCGCGCCGCCGGGTGATCAACGCGCTGTCGGTGCTGCTGGCCTGCGCCGCAGCGCTGTTCGGCCTGTTCTTCCTCGGCTGGATCCTCTACACCCTGATCTCCAAGGGCATCGGCGGCATCAACTGGGCGCTGTTCACCCAGAACACGCCGCCGCCGATGCAGGAAGGCGGCCTGCTCAACGCCTTCTTCGGCAGCGCGGTGATGTGCCTGATCGCCATCGTCATCGGCACCCCGCTCGGCATCGCCGCCGGCACCTGGCTCGCCGAGTACGGCGCCGGGCGCAAGATCGGCACCGTGGTGCGCTTCGTCAACGACATCCTGCTGTCGGCGCCGTCGATCGTGCTCGGCCTGTTCGTCTACACCCTTGTAGTGATGCAGACCGGCGGCAACTTCTCCGCGCTCGCCGGCGCCATCGCCCTGGCCTTCATCGTGCTGCCGGTGGTGGTGCGCACCACCGACGAAATGCTGCGGCTGGTGCCGCCGCAGATGCGCGAAGCGGCGCTGTCGCTCGGCGTTCCGCAGTGGAAGGTGATCGTGCAGGTGCTCTATCGCAGCGCCTCGGCCGGCATCGTCACCGGCGTGCTGCTGGCGCTGGCGCGCATCAGCGGCGAAACCGCGCCGCTGCTGTTCACCGCCTTCGGCAACCAGTACTGGAGCCACAACGTGCTGCAGCCGATGGCGAGCGTGCCGGTGGTGATGAACCAGTTCGCCGGCAGCCCCTACGAGACCTGGCAGACCCTGGCCTGGGCCGGCGCCCTGGTCCTCACCTTCTTCGTCCTGATCGTCAGCCTGCTCGCCCGCGCGCTGGTGCTGCGCAAACGGATTTCCAATGACTGA
- the phoU gene encoding phosphate signaling complex protein PhoU, whose protein sequence is MSNQMHDHIVKSYDDEQRRLLDETLRMGEIAAAQLESALDVVQRRDDKAAERIIANDEAIDALEQEISHDVMKLALRGPMARDLREILAAIRIASDIERVGDYAANVAKRSTALNLSPPLPHVAGLHALGTLAVKQLRDVLVAYRDNDVELAQKVRDRDAEVDTAYTGLFRELLTYMMEDARSITACTHLLFMAKNIERVGDHATNIAENVWFLVKGDEPLPPRDKRDTTNTTASV, encoded by the coding sequence ATGAGCAACCAGATGCACGACCACATCGTCAAGAGCTACGACGACGAGCAGCGCCGACTGCTCGACGAAACCCTGCGCATGGGCGAGATCGCCGCGGCGCAACTGGAATCCGCGCTCGACGTGGTCCAGCGCCGCGACGACAAGGCCGCCGAGCGGATCATCGCCAACGACGAAGCCATCGACGCCCTGGAGCAGGAAATCAGCCACGACGTGATGAAGCTGGCGCTGCGCGGGCCGATGGCGCGCGATCTGCGCGAGATTCTGGCGGCGATCCGCATCGCCTCGGACATCGAGCGCGTCGGCGACTACGCCGCCAACGTCGCCAAGCGTTCGACCGCGCTGAACCTGTCGCCGCCGCTGCCGCACGTGGCCGGCCTGCACGCGCTGGGCACGCTGGCGGTCAAGCAGCTGCGCGACGTGCTGGTGGCGTATCGCGACAACGACGTCGAGCTGGCGCAGAAGGTGCGCGACCGCGACGCCGAGGTCGACACCGCCTACACCGGCCTGTTCCGCGAGCTGCTGACCTACATGATGGAAGACGCGCGCAGCATCACCGCCTGCACCCATCTGTTGTTCATGGCCAAGAACATCGAGCGCGTCGGCGACCACGCCACCAACATCGCCGAGAACGTGTGGTTCCTGGTCAAGGGCGACGAGCCGCTGCCGCCGCGCGACAAGCGCGACACCACCAACACCACCGCGTCGGTCTGA
- a CDS encoding sigma-70 family RNA polymerase sigma factor: MTLSLANGDLAAARAGDTAALERVLKHSRQDLRRYAEFHCVINDVEDAVQESLIAVSRKLRDLRVLECFVSWTFRIVKRECNRLKRGRRLLSGQPITEEIAPVVTPEPAEWRHDVAAALESLPAHYRQIILLRDLEGLTVAEIGEELGISREAVKSRLHRARVLAREYLSP; the protein is encoded by the coding sequence ATGACGCTGTCACTGGCCAATGGAGATCTGGCCGCCGCCCGCGCGGGCGACACGGCCGCACTGGAGCGGGTGCTCAAGCACTCGCGCCAGGACCTGCGCCGCTACGCCGAATTCCACTGCGTCATCAACGACGTGGAGGACGCGGTGCAGGAGAGCCTGATCGCGGTCTCGCGCAAGCTGCGCGACCTGCGCGTGCTCGAATGCTTCGTCTCCTGGACCTTCCGCATCGTCAAACGCGAGTGCAACCGGCTCAAGCGCGGCCGCCGCCTGCTCAGCGGCCAGCCGATCACCGAGGAAATCGCGCCCGTCGTCACTCCCGAGCCGGCCGAATGGCGCCACGACGTCGCCGCCGCGCTGGAATCGCTGCCCGCGCACTACCGCCAAATCATCCTGCTGCGCGACCTGGAAGGCCTGACCGTGGCCGAGATCGGCGAGGAACTCGGGATCAGCCGCGAGGCGGTCAAATCGCGCCTGCACCGGGCCCGGGTGCTGGCGCGCGAGTATCTCTCGCCGTGA